In one Mycobacterium sp. NBC_00419 genomic region, the following are encoded:
- a CDS encoding SDR family NAD(P)-dependent oxidoreductase codes for MADLLSLDGRIVVVSGAGGGGIGTTVTRMVAGAGATVIAVSRSADNLDHHIGPLVAEGLPVVPVAADVSTDDGIATALDAVRRAEGRPYGLVNVAGGAAPSTWMPATRVSRSDWRELFTANLETMFFMSQAVAAEIRSAGGPGSIVSISSISGMNTAPFHVAYGTAKAAIVAATRTMALELALDDIRVNAVAPGVTETAASRTYTGDDPERDRAAIAMGRRGRPEEQAGAILFLLSDLSSYITGQTLLVDGGLDLKWSHLGADNTSLFLKDESFRRDIRRI; via the coding sequence ATGGCTGATCTTCTGAGCCTCGACGGCCGCATCGTGGTGGTGTCGGGCGCCGGCGGCGGCGGAATCGGCACGACCGTTACCAGGATGGTGGCCGGTGCCGGGGCCACCGTCATCGCGGTCAGCCGGTCGGCGGACAACCTCGACCACCACATCGGACCCCTGGTGGCCGAAGGTCTGCCGGTCGTTCCGGTGGCGGCCGACGTGTCGACCGACGACGGCATCGCGACCGCTCTCGATGCGGTACGCCGTGCCGAGGGCCGGCCGTACGGGTTGGTCAACGTGGCCGGCGGTGCGGCGCCGTCGACGTGGATGCCGGCGACCCGGGTCAGCCGATCCGACTGGCGGGAGTTGTTCACGGCCAACCTCGAGACGATGTTCTTCATGAGCCAGGCGGTGGCCGCCGAGATCAGGTCCGCCGGCGGTCCCGGCTCCATCGTGTCGATCTCCTCGATCAGCGGGATGAACACCGCCCCGTTCCACGTGGCCTACGGCACGGCCAAGGCCGCGATCGTGGCCGCCACCCGCACCATGGCGCTCGAACTGGCGCTCGACGACATCCGGGTCAACGCCGTCGCGCCTGGCGTCACCGAGACCGCGGCGTCGCGCACCTACACCGGCGACGATCCCGAACGGGACCGGGCCGCCATCGCGATGGGGCGGCGCGGACGACCCGAGGAGCAGGCCGGCGCGATCCTGTTTCTGCTGTCCGACCTGTCCAGCTACATCACCGGCCAGACGTTGCTCGTCGACGGCGGCCTGGACCTCAAGTGGAGCCATCTCGGCGCCGACAACACCTCGCTGTTCCTGAAGGACGAGTCCTTCCGAAGAGACATCCGGAGGATCTGA
- a CDS encoding Vgb family protein — translation MTTSLQDSRLAAADPPLVSEGWTIRRITPPSRLFGANGLRTGPDGRIYIAQVSGSQISALDIASGRIEAISPKGSDIVAPDDLVFDDAGNIYATEVLNGRVAVLDAGGHSRVLRADMPVANGITMYRGRLFVGECRPGGRILELDLAGGEPRVLLEDVPMANAMEVGPDGLLYFPVMGANEIWRIDPDAPAGAPEVVATELGVPDSVKFDSDGYLVSTQAHSGQVLRIDPRTGAKTVLAELHPGLDNLTFADGRLFVSNFSGEITEILAPGTTRPVLPGGFNWPLDLTVAHDGRVYIADGPYLHVASGDGTVRPVGMLFTPGFPGYTRGLAASGDGEFVVTTSSGQVARFWPERGESDVLAEGFDQLYGVAIAPGGDVVFVEQGTGRVLSARSGLLEVLATGLDTPVGVAIAPDGAVLVSESGAGRVVRLGGTAPQPVVDGLGCPHGILVLGEVLYVVDVQATSLVEVDLASGDRNTIATGLPVGAPPGVTPKPLLGMPPFSGPQGPFTGIAAGPDGTIFVSADAEGSVLAIRRRS, via the coding sequence GTGACGACGTCGCTGCAGGACAGCCGCTTGGCCGCTGCCGATCCCCCGCTCGTCTCCGAGGGGTGGACGATCCGACGGATCACCCCGCCGAGTCGGTTGTTCGGCGCCAACGGTCTGCGGACGGGCCCAGACGGCCGCATCTACATCGCGCAGGTCAGCGGCAGCCAGATCAGCGCTCTGGACATCGCGTCCGGACGCATCGAGGCCATCAGCCCCAAAGGCAGCGACATCGTCGCTCCGGACGACCTGGTCTTCGACGACGCGGGCAACATCTACGCCACCGAGGTGCTCAACGGCCGGGTCGCCGTCCTCGACGCAGGAGGCCACAGCCGGGTCCTGCGCGCGGACATGCCGGTCGCCAACGGCATCACCATGTACCGCGGACGGTTGTTCGTCGGCGAGTGCCGGCCCGGCGGGCGCATCCTCGAACTGGATCTGGCCGGCGGGGAACCACGCGTCCTGCTCGAGGACGTCCCGATGGCCAACGCCATGGAGGTGGGCCCCGACGGCCTGCTGTATTTCCCGGTGATGGGCGCCAACGAGATCTGGCGTATCGATCCCGACGCCCCCGCCGGGGCCCCCGAGGTCGTCGCCACCGAACTGGGTGTGCCCGATTCGGTGAAGTTCGACTCCGACGGATACCTCGTGTCCACCCAGGCGCACTCCGGACAGGTGCTGCGCATCGATCCGCGCACCGGTGCGAAGACCGTGCTGGCCGAGTTGCATCCCGGTCTGGACAACCTGACCTTCGCCGACGGTCGGCTGTTCGTCTCGAACTTCTCCGGCGAGATCACCGAGATCCTGGCGCCGGGCACGACGCGCCCGGTGCTGCCCGGCGGATTCAACTGGCCGCTGGATCTCACGGTCGCCCACGACGGCCGCGTGTACATCGCCGACGGGCCCTACCTGCACGTCGCGTCGGGCGACGGCACGGTGCGCCCGGTCGGCATGCTGTTCACGCCGGGATTCCCCGGCTACACGCGCGGCCTGGCAGCCTCGGGTGACGGTGAGTTCGTCGTCACGACCTCCAGTGGTCAGGTCGCGCGATTCTGGCCCGAGCGCGGTGAAAGCGACGTTCTCGCAGAGGGATTCGATCAGCTCTACGGTGTGGCGATCGCACCCGGTGGTGACGTGGTGTTCGTCGAGCAGGGCACCGGGCGGGTGCTGTCGGCTCGCTCCGGTCTCCTCGAGGTTCTGGCCACGGGCCTGGACACCCCGGTCGGGGTTGCCATCGCACCCGACGGCGCCGTCCTGGTCTCCGAATCGGGTGCCGGTCGCGTCGTCAGGCTCGGGGGGACGGCACCGCAGCCGGTGGTGGACGGACTGGGTTGCCCGCACGGCATTCTCGTCCTCGGCGAAGTGCTCTACGTGGTCGACGTGCAGGCCACGTCGCTGGTCGAGGTCGACCTGGCGAGCGGTGACCGGAACACCATCGCCACCGGCCTGCCGGTCGGTGCGCCGCCGGGAGTCACCCCCAAGCCGCTGCTGGGCATGCCCCCGTTCTCCGGGCCCCAAGGTCCGTTCACCGGTATCGCGGCCGGCCCGGACGGAACGATCTTCGTCTCGGCCGACGCCGAGGGCAGCGTGCTCGCGATTCGCCGGCGGAGCTGA
- a CDS encoding GntR family transcriptional regulator yields the protein MSEPAADHRYIQLARVLRKEIVDGVYPVGSQLPTEHELCQRFSVSRYTVREALRRLREDNLVSSRPRAGTMVVPRPSSHAYVQDVVSINDLLAFATGARFAIESIATVTIDRELAARTGLPVGAEWLAVVGFRQVEGSDAPICRTEYYINRSFAAVGRMLQNHTGPIFPLLEDLFGISIVEVRQEIAAVQISPELAATLKVAPATPALQMQRTYITSDSEIAQVTVNTHPSSRFRHSMTMRRVKG from the coding sequence ATGTCCGAACCGGCCGCTGATCACCGCTACATCCAGCTCGCGCGCGTGCTCCGCAAGGAGATCGTCGACGGCGTGTACCCCGTCGGCTCGCAGCTGCCCACCGAACATGAACTCTGTCAACGGTTCTCGGTCAGCCGGTATACCGTTCGCGAGGCGCTACGCCGGCTGCGGGAGGACAATCTCGTCTCCTCGCGCCCGCGCGCAGGCACCATGGTCGTCCCACGGCCGTCCTCGCACGCCTATGTGCAGGACGTCGTGTCGATCAACGACCTGCTCGCCTTTGCCACGGGCGCCCGATTCGCGATCGAGTCGATCGCGACGGTCACCATCGACCGGGAGTTGGCCGCCCGGACCGGCCTGCCCGTCGGCGCGGAATGGCTTGCGGTGGTGGGATTCCGGCAGGTCGAGGGCTCCGATGCCCCGATCTGCCGAACCGAGTACTACATCAACCGGTCCTTCGCCGCCGTGGGCCGGATGCTGCAGAACCACACCGGACCGATCTTCCCGCTGCTCGAGGACCTCTTCGGCATCAGCATCGTCGAGGTGCGCCAGGAGATCGCCGCGGTGCAGATCTCACCCGAACTGGCCGCCACGCTCAAGGTCGCGCCCGCCACCCCCGCACTGCAGATGCAGCGGACCTACATCACGTCGGACTCGGAGATCGCCCAGGTCACCGTGAACACCCATCCGTCGTCCCGGTTCCGCCACTCGATGACGATGCGACGCGTGAAGGGCTGA
- a CDS encoding AMP-binding protein → MRTVPTDSQRATEAYAGGLWVTGTLADSLRQAAAVTPEREVLVDGPTRLDCRTLHERAAALAAAMLARIPVGSVVSFMLPNWHEAAIVYHAATLAGMVVNPILPSLRDHELSFILADADVRMIFVPAEFGGHDYPAMLARVTAEMAAAPLIVVVRGPAPPGQTGFDALSGPTPVDWPVLDADAVRMILYTSGTTGRPKGVLHSHNSIHSLICQIGRHWLVEAGDRFLVPSPIAHIGGSIYAFECPILLGTTAVLMDRWNADRAVDLLVAERCTHMAGATPFLEQLLAAARHNGTRLPDLKVFICGGASVSPSLIRSAADYFERAIVTRVYGSTEVPVTTVGSPEDPERAADTDGRTGIATIRIAEHDAAPDGAGEIWARGPQMLVGYLHPDDDADAFDADGYFRTGDLGRLLDDGYLVVTGRAKDIIIRNGENIAPKEVEDVLIGHPDVTEVAIVGLPDPRTGERACAVIVSRAAPGPTVAELSEFLAAHGVARFKSPEHVVVWDALPKNDAGKVLKHRIRARLVDSHE, encoded by the coding sequence TTGCGCACGGTGCCCACGGATTCCCAGCGAGCCACCGAGGCGTACGCCGGTGGACTCTGGGTCACCGGCACCCTCGCGGACTCGCTGCGCCAGGCCGCCGCGGTCACCCCGGAACGGGAGGTCCTCGTCGACGGACCGACCCGATTGGACTGCCGCACCCTGCACGAGCGCGCGGCCGCACTGGCTGCCGCCATGCTGGCGCGCATCCCGGTCGGCAGTGTGGTGTCCTTCATGCTGCCCAACTGGCACGAGGCAGCCATCGTCTACCACGCGGCGACGCTGGCAGGCATGGTGGTCAACCCCATCCTGCCGTCACTGCGCGACCACGAACTGAGCTTCATCCTGGCCGATGCCGATGTGCGGATGATCTTCGTTCCCGCCGAGTTCGGGGGCCACGACTACCCCGCGATGCTGGCCCGGGTGACCGCCGAGATGGCCGCTGCACCGCTGATCGTGGTGGTGCGCGGTCCGGCGCCGCCCGGTCAGACCGGCTTCGACGCGCTGTCCGGCCCCACACCCGTCGACTGGCCGGTGCTGGACGCCGACGCGGTGCGGATGATCCTCTACACCTCTGGCACCACCGGAAGACCCAAAGGTGTTCTGCACAGCCATAACTCGATCCACTCCCTGATCTGCCAGATCGGCCGCCACTGGCTCGTCGAAGCCGGCGACCGGTTCCTGGTGCCCTCCCCCATCGCCCACATCGGCGGCTCGATCTACGCCTTCGAATGCCCGATCCTGCTCGGCACCACCGCGGTGCTGATGGACCGCTGGAATGCCGATCGGGCCGTCGACCTGCTGGTCGCCGAGCGGTGCACGCACATGGCAGGCGCCACCCCGTTCCTCGAGCAGCTCCTGGCCGCCGCACGGCACAACGGCACCCGACTACCCGACCTGAAGGTGTTCATCTGTGGCGGTGCCTCGGTGTCACCGTCGCTGATCCGGAGTGCCGCAGACTATTTCGAGCGGGCCATCGTGACCCGGGTGTACGGCTCAACCGAGGTGCCGGTCACCACCGTCGGGTCGCCGGAGGATCCCGAACGGGCTGCCGACACCGACGGCCGCACCGGCATCGCGACCATCCGCATCGCCGAGCACGACGCAGCCCCGGACGGCGCGGGTGAGATTTGGGCCCGCGGGCCGCAGATGCTGGTGGGTTACCTGCACCCTGACGACGATGCCGACGCGTTCGACGCCGACGGCTACTTCCGCACCGGCGATCTGGGCCGGCTGCTCGACGACGGCTATCTCGTCGTCACCGGGCGGGCCAAGGACATCATCATCCGCAACGGCGAGAACATCGCCCCCAAGGAGGTCGAGGACGTGCTGATCGGCCATCCCGACGTTACCGAGGTCGCCATCGTCGGCCTTCCCGATCCGCGCACCGGGGAGCGCGCCTGCGCGGTGATCGTCAGCCGCGCAGCGCCCGGCCCGACCGTGGCCGAGCTGAGCGAGTTCCTGGCGGCGCACGGTGTGGCCAGGTTCAAGAGTCCCGAACACGTTGTCGTCTGGGACGCCCTGCCCAAGAACGACGCGGGCAAGGTTCTCAAACATCGGATCCGAGCAAGGTTGGTGGACTCCCATGAGTGA
- a CDS encoding SDR family NAD(P)-dependent oxidoreductase: protein MSDMPVAIVTGASSGIGFGCATKLAESGMAVVGTGRDADRLHGLAEAIGDPDRVAILAVDLTDDDAPRRIVELALSRWGRIDVLVNNAGVGSPKPLHETDDETLDYFLGVMLRAPFRLARDVIPHMRPGSAIINITSTFAVVGGLRGGAYSAAKGGLTALTTHIACQYGPQGIRCNAVAPGVTVTPMVEHRLDDERFRKINTEMTPYPRLGQVDDIASTVAFLCSPGGSFINGQTIVVDGGWSSTKYLSEFALSSQWIAR from the coding sequence ATGAGTGACATGCCCGTAGCGATCGTGACCGGCGCCAGCAGCGGAATCGGGTTCGGCTGCGCGACAAAGCTGGCCGAGTCCGGCATGGCCGTCGTGGGGACCGGCCGAGATGCCGACCGGCTCCACGGTCTGGCCGAGGCGATCGGCGATCCCGACCGGGTCGCCATCCTGGCGGTCGACCTCACCGATGACGACGCCCCGCGGCGGATCGTCGAGCTGGCCTTGTCACGGTGGGGCCGGATCGACGTCCTGGTCAACAACGCCGGAGTCGGTAGCCCGAAGCCGCTGCACGAGACCGACGACGAGACCTTGGACTACTTCCTCGGTGTGATGCTGCGCGCGCCGTTCCGGCTCGCCCGCGACGTGATCCCGCACATGCGGCCCGGCTCGGCCATCATCAACATCACCTCCACCTTCGCCGTCGTCGGCGGACTGCGTGGCGGCGCGTACTCCGCGGCCAAGGGCGGGCTGACGGCGCTGACCACCCACATCGCGTGTCAGTATGGGCCACAAGGGATTCGATGCAATGCGGTGGCCCCGGGCGTGACCGTCACCCCGATGGTCGAGCACCGCCTCGACGACGAGCGGTTCCGCAAGATCAACACCGAGATGACCCCGTACCCGCGACTCGGCCAGGTCGACGACATCGCGTCGACCGTCGCGTTCCTGTGCTCTCCCGGTGGCAGCTTCATCAACGGCCAGACCATCGTGGTCGACGGCGGCTGGAGTTCCACCAAGTATCTGTCGGAGTTCGCGCTGTCCTCGCAGTGGATCGCGCGTTGA
- a CDS encoding AMP-binding protein produces MDRALNVFATLDQAAARFGDSGAVYLGERCLVTWNELRDRSLRLAASLRRSHEPGTRIAVASENRPEIIELFYAVWAAECVVVPVNFKLHPREMTQILEDSGAAAVFASPKIGPNLAAAAPTPVEIIGSAEYESRVSTAPAAAPSTDPAELAWLFYTSGTTGRSKGAMLSHRNLTAMTVAHLADMDSPDDTCSLVHAAPMSHGSGLYIAPYVLRGARQVLPASGAFDPGEFLALCAHHPGSSAFLAPTMIQRLVETGRDRPPNLRTIVYGGGPMYVESLKKAMAAFGPIFAQIYGQGEAPMTITGLRRADHDSPDDAVLGSVGYPRSGVEVRVLGPDGATAPTGDIGEIVCRGDVVMSGYWNNPAATRATVRDGWLYTGDMGSLDARGYLTLRDRSKDVVISGGSNIYPREVEEALLEHAEVTQAAVVGAPDPEWGEIVVAFVVGTAPEAALDAHLLERIARFKRPKRYLFVEDLPKNSYGKVLKRELRARLG; encoded by the coding sequence GTGGATCGCGCGTTGAACGTCTTCGCGACGCTGGACCAGGCCGCGGCCCGGTTCGGCGACAGCGGCGCGGTGTATCTGGGCGAACGCTGCCTGGTCACCTGGAACGAGTTGCGGGACAGGTCGTTACGGCTGGCCGCATCGCTGCGGCGCTCACATGAGCCGGGTACCCGCATCGCAGTCGCCAGCGAGAACCGGCCGGAGATCATCGAGTTGTTCTATGCGGTCTGGGCCGCCGAGTGCGTCGTCGTGCCGGTGAACTTCAAACTGCATCCGCGCGAGATGACACAGATCCTCGAGGACTCGGGCGCGGCGGCGGTGTTCGCCTCCCCCAAGATCGGGCCGAACCTGGCTGCCGCCGCACCGACCCCGGTGGAGATCATCGGCAGCGCCGAGTACGAATCCCGCGTGAGCACAGCGCCCGCCGCCGCGCCGTCCACCGACCCCGCGGAGCTGGCCTGGCTGTTCTACACCAGCGGAACCACCGGACGTTCCAAGGGCGCCATGCTGTCCCATCGCAACCTGACCGCGATGACCGTCGCGCACCTGGCCGATATGGACAGCCCCGACGACACCTGCAGCCTGGTGCATGCGGCCCCGATGTCGCACGGTTCAGGCCTCTACATCGCGCCGTATGTGCTGCGCGGCGCCCGTCAGGTTCTGCCGGCCTCCGGGGCGTTCGATCCCGGGGAGTTCCTGGCTCTGTGCGCACACCACCCCGGATCGAGTGCCTTCTTGGCGCCCACGATGATTCAGCGACTCGTCGAGACCGGCCGCGACAGGCCGCCGAACCTGCGCACCATCGTCTACGGCGGCGGACCGATGTACGTCGAGAGCCTCAAGAAGGCGATGGCGGCGTTCGGGCCGATCTTCGCCCAGATCTACGGGCAGGGCGAGGCACCGATGACGATCACCGGCCTGCGCCGAGCCGACCACGACTCCCCCGACGACGCGGTGCTTGGCTCGGTCGGCTACCCGCGCTCCGGGGTCGAGGTCCGGGTGCTCGGCCCCGACGGCGCCACGGCACCCACCGGCGACATCGGTGAAATCGTCTGCCGCGGAGACGTTGTCATGTCGGGCTACTGGAACAACCCGGCAGCCACCCGTGCGACCGTGCGTGACGGCTGGCTCTACACCGGCGACATGGGTTCACTCGATGCGCGCGGATATTTGACGTTGCGAGACCGCTCCAAGGACGTCGTGATCTCCGGTGGCAGCAACATCTACCCGCGAGAGGTCGAAGAGGCGCTGCTGGAACATGCCGAGGTGACACAGGCCGCCGTGGTCGGCGCACCCGATCCGGAGTGGGGCGAGATCGTGGTCGCCTTCGTCGTCGGCACGGCCCCCGAGGCGGCACTGGACGCACACCTGCTGGAGCGCATCGCCCGCTTCAAACGTCCCAAGCGCTACCTGTTCGTCGAGGACCTACCGAAGAACAGCTACGGCAAGGTGCTCAAACGCGAGTTGCGTGCCCGGCTCGGGTAA
- a CDS encoding enoyl-CoA hydratase, which produces MSQDYRFVTYEELDEGRIARIMLNRPDARNAQNRGLLVELNEAFLRAEADDQVRVVILGGLGPMFSSGHDLGSAVSRAEYTPGPDQHPSYQVNGGTREGAEKLMLQEWHHFFSNTRRWRDLRKITVAQVHGDVYAAALMLMWACDLIVAAENTRFADVVGTRLGMCGVEYFAHPWEFGPRKTKELMLTGDALTVDEAYQLGMVSKVFPEDELAEKTLQFARRIAEVPTVAALLAKEAVNQTVDNMGFHNALNACFTLHQLNHSHWAQVHENGFPVALEEDGIPNWRNAPPIVPAVKDQVRAQD; this is translated from the coding sequence ATGTCCCAGGATTACCGCTTCGTCACCTATGAAGAACTCGACGAGGGCCGCATTGCCCGCATCATGCTCAACCGCCCCGACGCCCGCAATGCCCAGAACCGAGGCCTGCTCGTCGAGTTGAACGAGGCGTTCCTGCGCGCCGAGGCTGACGATCAGGTTCGCGTCGTCATCCTCGGTGGCCTCGGGCCGATGTTCTCCTCGGGCCATGACCTCGGTTCGGCGGTCTCGCGCGCCGAATACACCCCCGGACCTGATCAGCACCCCAGCTACCAGGTCAACGGCGGCACCAGGGAGGGCGCCGAGAAGTTGATGCTGCAGGAGTGGCATCACTTCTTCTCCAACACGCGGCGGTGGCGCGATCTGCGCAAGATCACCGTCGCCCAGGTGCACGGCGACGTCTACGCCGCCGCACTGATGCTGATGTGGGCCTGTGACCTGATCGTGGCCGCCGAGAACACCCGGTTCGCCGACGTTGTGGGCACCCGGCTGGGCATGTGCGGGGTGGAGTACTTCGCGCATCCGTGGGAGTTCGGACCCCGCAAGACCAAGGAACTCATGCTCACCGGCGACGCGCTGACCGTCGACGAGGCCTATCAGCTCGGCATGGTGTCGAAAGTGTTCCCCGAAGACGAACTCGCCGAGAAGACACTGCAGTTCGCCCGCCGCATCGCCGAGGTCCCGACCGTGGCCGCCCTACTGGCCAAGGAGGCGGTGAACCAGACCGTCGACAACATGGGGTTCCACAACGCGCTCAACGCCTGTTTCACGCTGCACCAGCTCAACCATTCGCACTGGGCACAGGTGCACGAGAACGGATTCCCGGTTGCCCTGGAAGAAGACGGCATTCCGAACTGGCGCAACGCACCACCGATTGTGCCGGCGGTCAAGGACCAGGTCCGCGCCCAGGACTGA
- a CDS encoding peptidoglycan endopeptidase: MYQIATASLLALINQVAGTPYIPGGDSPAGTDCSGLASWVSNVATGRPAFGSRFHTANEESALLARGFHYGTAPNSLVIGWNGGHTAVTLPDGTPVSSGEGGGVRVGGGGAYQRQFTHHMYLPMPAQEMQTDPAAPPAPDAPVVVVDVANPEPPAQAPAPDAPLPPPPAEVLPPAPGVVPVADVVPLPGDPAGMPA, from the coding sequence ATGTATCAGATTGCGACCGCGTCGTTGCTGGCCCTGATCAATCAGGTAGCCGGCACGCCGTACATCCCTGGCGGTGACAGTCCCGCCGGCACCGATTGCTCGGGGCTGGCCTCGTGGGTGTCCAACGTGGCCACCGGACGGCCCGCCTTCGGCAGCCGCTTCCACACCGCAAACGAAGAATCCGCTCTGCTCGCCCGTGGGTTCCACTACGGCACCGCACCCAACTCTCTGGTGATCGGCTGGAACGGCGGCCACACCGCTGTCACGCTGCCCGACGGCACTCCGGTGTCCAGCGGCGAAGGCGGCGGCGTGCGCGTCGGTGGTGGAGGTGCCTACCAGAGGCAGTTCACCCATCACATGTATCTGCCGATGCCGGCCCAGGAAATGCAGACCGACCCCGCAGCACCGCCCGCACCGGATGCCCCGGTCGTCGTCGTCGACGTCGCCAACCCTGAGCCGCCGGCGCAGGCCCCCGCGCCCGATGCGCCGCTGCCTCCGCCGCCGGCCGAGGTGCTACCGCCCGCGCCCGGTGTCGTGCCTGTCGCCGACGTCGTCCCGCTGCCGGGTGATCCCGCCGGGATGCCCGCCTGA
- a CDS encoding APC family permease: MAAGHDREAGPTLRRTLNVWSAVGVSVALMAPSMAININPQGTAAAVGRAVPLAFLMATVGVLLIAHTFVRLSARFSHAGSVYAFVGVTLGPRSGSVAGWLNAGTYIFYGAVTSTAAGIFLTDLARKVLGPNVIPGWAAFLFAWLVLAGVWLLAVRDIKRGTALLLAVEGVTIALILVVAAIALGKLITGRAPAGQRVDFSVFSVSPGTSVSTVFLGIVFGFLSFAGFEAAATLGEETREPRRNIPRAILGTALFGGVFFVVVTAIEMMAFGTDAQGVAAFTKSEALMGDLSEQYVAPWLSYVIVVGATFSAAACCLASVVGASRLIFALSRDGMGPAALATVHRSRNTPHRAATAGVVLVACIQGLGWAVLHAAPFDVFTISATAGTLILLVAYALATLGALRLLFFSNRGEVGRWEVVIPVLGLALLGYTLYRNVVPLPTGSALWGPGLAIGALTLVVTVVLARPAAAREAGAKLLSQQGFPAVGSGGHPGGITRQRDDVGDRHDTGRGR; the protein is encoded by the coding sequence ATGGCTGCCGGACATGACCGCGAGGCGGGCCCGACCTTGCGGCGCACGCTCAACGTGTGGTCCGCCGTCGGGGTTTCGGTGGCGCTGATGGCCCCGTCGATGGCCATCAACATCAATCCGCAAGGCACCGCCGCCGCCGTCGGTCGTGCCGTACCGCTGGCATTCCTCATGGCGACCGTCGGTGTCCTGCTGATAGCCCACACATTCGTCAGGCTGTCGGCACGATTCAGCCACGCGGGCAGTGTGTATGCCTTCGTCGGTGTGACGCTGGGACCGCGCAGCGGCAGTGTCGCGGGATGGCTCAATGCCGGGACCTACATCTTCTACGGTGCTGTGACATCCACCGCGGCCGGCATCTTCCTGACCGATCTGGCCCGAAAAGTTCTCGGGCCCAATGTAATACCGGGTTGGGCAGCATTCCTGTTCGCCTGGCTGGTGCTGGCCGGTGTCTGGTTGCTGGCGGTCCGCGACATCAAGCGCGGGACGGCGCTGCTGCTGGCTGTCGAAGGGGTGACCATTGCCCTGATCCTGGTGGTCGCCGCGATCGCACTGGGCAAGCTGATCACCGGGCGTGCCCCCGCGGGGCAGCGAGTCGACTTCTCGGTGTTCAGCGTGTCGCCCGGGACATCGGTATCGACGGTGTTCCTCGGAATCGTGTTCGGGTTCTTGTCCTTTGCCGGTTTCGAGGCGGCGGCGACACTCGGCGAGGAGACCCGCGAACCGCGCCGCAACATCCCTCGAGCCATCCTCGGCACCGCCCTGTTCGGTGGCGTCTTCTTCGTCGTCGTCACCGCCATCGAGATGATGGCGTTCGGCACCGACGCGCAAGGTGTTGCGGCCTTCACGAAATCCGAAGCGCTGATGGGCGATCTGTCCGAGCAGTACGTCGCGCCGTGGCTGTCCTACGTGATCGTCGTCGGCGCCACCTTCAGCGCTGCGGCCTGCTGCCTGGCCAGTGTCGTGGGCGCATCCCGGTTGATCTTCGCGCTGAGCCGCGACGGAATGGGTCCCGCCGCGCTGGCGACCGTCCACCGGTCCCGGAACACGCCGCATCGGGCGGCGACGGCCGGCGTCGTGCTGGTGGCATGCATCCAGGGACTCGGGTGGGCGGTCCTGCACGCGGCGCCGTTCGACGTGTTCACGATCTCGGCAACCGCGGGCACGCTCATCCTGTTGGTGGCCTACGCGCTGGCCACGCTGGGAGCCCTTCGTCTGCTGTTCTTCTCAAACCGCGGCGAGGTCGGCAGGTGGGAGGTGGTGATCCCGGTGCTGGGGTTGGCGCTGCTGGGATACACGCTGTACCGCAACGTCGTACCGTTGCCGACCGGCTCGGCGCTGTGGGGACCAGGCTTGGCCATCGGCGCGCTCACGCTGGTCGTCACAGTGGTGCTGGCCCGTCCAGCCGCGGCCCGCGAGGCGGGCGCGAAGCTGCTCAGCCAGCAGGGCTTCCCAGCGGTGGGGTCAGGCGGGCATCCCGGCGGGATCACCCGGCAGCGGGACGACGTCGGCGACAGGCACGACACCGGGCGCGGGCGGTAG